A segment of the Candidatus Polarisedimenticolia bacterium genome:
ACGATCAAGGTGAACGTCCGGCTGATCGGGGCCACAAACCGCGACCTCCAGCAGGCGGTGCGTGACGGGCGTTATCGAGCGGATCTCTACTACCGGCTCAACGTCTTCCCGATCGTGATTCCCCCGCTGCGGGAGCGCCCCAAGGACATCCCGCGCCTCGCGCGCCACTTCGCGATGGTCTACGCCGCGAAGATGGGAAAGAACGTGGGCAGGATGGAAGCCGGCGTGCTGGACCGGCTGAGTGCCTACTCCTGGCCAGGAAACGTGCGCGAGCTGCAGAACGTCATCGAGAGAGCGGTCATCCTTTCCCCCGAAGGCCGCTTCGAGCTCACGGAGCTGGCGGCAGCTCCCGTGGACGGGCAAAGCGATTCCGACGAGACGCACAGCCTCGAGCAGGTCGAGCGCCGGCACATCCTCGCGGTCCTCGAGAAAACCGGCTGGCGCATCAGCGGCGAGCGCGGCGCGGCCAGGATCCTGGGGCTCAAGCGGACGACGCTGGAGGCCCGAATGAAGAAGCTCGGGATCCAGCGGCCCTGAGCGGCCTTTAAAGGCAAGCCTCCCTCCATACCCGGCGTTCCTGCCATCCTTTCGGCAATCTCCCAACCCCTCGGCATCGCTTCCCCAGGTCGGACTTGACCTCGCGCTTCCCGCGGCCACCGAACTCATGTCATTCCCACGGGTTGCATCCAAGCTTCTGCCGGAGAACGGCATGGCACGGCGTGTGCGTTAGGGATTTCCCGAATCGATGGAGGCTGACATGGTCCTGCGGATAAGACAGCAAAACGGATCGGATTCGGGATCAATCCTGTTGCTCGAAGGCCGCATTCTGGCGGAGGGAGCCCACCTGCTGGAGCGCGAATGCTTCGAGCTGCTGAGCAGCCGCGACGAAGTCAGCGTCGATCTGACCCAGGTGAGCTTCGTGGATAAAGCCGGCGTGAAGGTCCTGCTGGGCCTCAATCTGGCGGGAGTCGAGATCCGCTGCCGCCCGGGGGCCGTTGCAAGCGTCCTCGAAGGCGAAGGGATCCACCTGACCCTGGATCAGGAAT
Coding sequences within it:
- a CDS encoding STAS domain-containing protein, yielding MLEGRILAEGAHLLERECFELLSSRDEVSVDLTQVSFVDKAGVKVLLGLNLAGVEIRCRPGAVASVLEGEGIHLTLDQEFEGGQPP